In one window of Mytilus galloprovincialis chromosome 6, xbMytGall1.hap1.1, whole genome shotgun sequence DNA:
- the LOC143078347 gene encoding uncharacterized protein LOC143078347 codes for MLCSGAQMCDGESEDEEQFCKTRNCGDFMWNCDNGYQCVLNFNTCDGVADCADSSDENPDLCVENRICPVGMVKCEDNIQCIYEIQFCSKYPDCKDKSDESPEICTKDRACPTGMSRCSENDPNCIYDSWFCNKRPECENREDESPNSCFNRPKGSIELPWLT; via the exons ATGCTTTGTTCAGGGGCACAGATGTGTGATGGCGAATCAGAAGATGAAGAACAGTTTTGTAAAA CACGCAACTGTGGTGACTTCATGTGGAATTGTGATAATGGATACCAATGTGTGCTCAATTTCAATACATGTGATGGTGTTGCAGATTGTGCAGACAGTTCAGACGAGAATCCAGACTTATGTGTAGAGA ATCGTATTTGTCCAGTTGGAATGGTGAAATGTGAAGATAATATTCAGTGTATTTATGAAATACAGTTTTGTAGTAAATATCCTGACTGCAAGGATAAATCGGATGAAAGCCCTGAGATTTGTACAAAAG ACAGAGCTTGCCCTACTGGAATGTCTAGATGTTCCGAAAATGATCCAAATTGCATATATGATAGTTGGTTCTGCAACAAACGACCAGAATGCGAAAACAGAGAGGATGAAAGTCCGAATAGTTGCTTTAATC GTCCAAAGGGATCCATTGAATTGCCGTGGCTGACATAG
- the LOC143078489 gene encoding uncharacterized protein LOC143078489 — MHYSCSEYRQKFADGLQCIGKYSLCDGREDCTDRSDEDPDFCRAKECNNDNVKCDDGIQCIYKRDVCDKYTHCKDKSDENEDICKARECELGETKCADNYQCIHKDRVCDGFTNCNDESDEETRTCKEYNCSDDRTKCADGLQCVRQEDICEGKDDCRDGSDEDRQKCKARECGYGFRKCNGDYRCINEEHWCEGRDDCSSGEDEDPNMCLHYECPVGFVKCKDGLQCIRAFSMCTVNIVGLGSLECKDGSNNDTDHCSGINIWEFF; from the exons ATGC ATTATAGCTGCAGTGAATACCGCCAAAAATTTGCTGACGGATTACAATGTATCGGTAAATACAGTTTATGTGATGGACGTGAAGATTGTACAGATAGATCAGATGAAGACCCAGACTTTTGTAGAG CAAAGGAATGTAACAACGACAATGTGAAATGTGATGATGGCATACAGTGTATTTATAAACGCGACGTATGTGACAAATACACTCATTGTAAAGACAAATCTGATGAGAATGAAGATATTTGTAAAG CTAGAGAGTGTGAATTAGGCGAGACAAAGTGTGCAGACAATTATCAGTGTATACACAAAGACAGAGTCTGCGATGGATTTACAAACTGTAATGATGAGTCTGATGAAGAAACAAGAACATGCAAAG AATACAATTGTTCGGATGATAGAACTAAATGTGCGGATGGACTACAATGTGTTCGTCAAGAAGATATCTGTGAAGGCAAAGACGATTGCCGTGATGGTAGTGATGAAGATAGACAAAAATGCAAAG caAGAGAATGTGGTTATGGTTTTCGAAAGTGTAATGGTGATTATCGGTGTATAAATGAAGAACATTGGTGTGAAGGACGCGATGATTGTTCATCGGGTGAAGACGAAGATCCCAATATGTGCTTAC ATTATGAGTGTCCTGTCGGATTTGTAAAATGCAAAGACGGACTGCAGTGTATTCGTGCTTTTTCCATGTGTACTGTAAATATTGTTGGTTTGGGGAGTTTAGAGTGTAAAGATGGTTCCAATAATGATACAGATCATTGTTCAGGTATAAATATTTgggaatttttttaa